From one Takifugu rubripes chromosome 14, fTakRub1.2, whole genome shotgun sequence genomic stretch:
- the LOC105417331 gene encoding phosphoethanolamine N-methyltransferase-like isoform X1, which produces MDRTSHTLPLSAVGEVEARTKMKEFWKEHSKEATMEEMMLDSQANELTQYELPEILSILPCLRESNVLELGAGIGRYTSHLLTKAKHVTAVDFMEIFVEKNRRNNGHHSNVTFIQSDVTKLEIPKNSIDFIFSNWLLMYLSNEELKTFMKKSLHWLRPGGFLFFRESCNHRSGDAKLECDPTFYRTDEDYNHLVSSVDIEEPEGGQKIGYKIVLKKKIQAYMKIKNNPNQVCWLLEKVSHSHDN; this is translated from the exons ATGGACAGGACAAGCCATACTTTACCATTGAGTGCAGTTGGAGAGGTAGAAG CACGCACAAAGATGAAAGAGTTTTGGAAAGAGCACTCCAAGGAGGCCACGATGGAGGAAATGATGTTGGACTCTCAAGCCAACGAGCTGACGCAGTACGAGCTGCCCGAGATCCTCTCCATCCTGCCCTGCCTGAGGGAATCCAACGTGCTGGAACTGGGAGCTGGCATCGG TCGCTACACCAGCCACCTGCTGACCAAAGCCAAACATGTGACGGCTGTGGATTTCATGGAGATCTTTGTGGAGAAGAACAGACGAAACAATGGTCACCATAGCAACGTGACATTCATTCAATCTGACGTCACAAAGCTGGAGATCCCCAAAAACAG CATTGACTTCATCTTCTCTAACTGGCTGCTGATGTACCTGAGCAACGAGGAGCTCAAAACCTTCATGAAGAAGTCTTTACACTGGTTGCGGCCtggtggatttctttttttcagagaGTCCTGTAACCACCGTTCAG GTGATGCAAAGTTGGAATGTGATCCTACTTTCTATCGCACTGATGAAGATTACAACCACCTGGTTTCCTCTGTGGATATAGAGGAACCAGAGGGGGGCCAGAAGATTGGTTACAAAATTgtgctgaaaaagaaaatccaggctTATATGAAG ATTAAAAACAATCCAAACCAGGTCTGCTGGCTACTGGAGAAGGTTTCCCACTCTCACGACAATTAA
- the LOC115252281 gene encoding eukaryotic translation initiation factor 4 gamma 1-like isoform X2 produces the protein MTTNIYQAGQVPSIGSSQRGGEGDGRTEETEKLIRTFRGILNKLTPEMFESLMKQVDELNIDTEETLNAVVELIVDKALSEQSYSTTHAKMCHHLKGLRVSSSSSNDFVLFHKRLLTRCQMEFQNRGLLTEKENDVSVAHEELEQTRRKTRVRLLGTVRFIGELFKLKMLWEPIIHTCIANLLQDECEESLECVCKLLSTVGKDLDTGTERLKLDSYCSNISQLVKEQKMSSRIKFMLQDFLALRKNNWVPRRRDEGPKTIQQLHQEVKQAEEREMLELEKAITTMQRRGGGRPADRSQIFNVKKIPEKFNQGSCDGERKQRCHLGSSSYQGVSKIPVEHKTTPKGGSLSKPSWFCDEDEMYTALKRLLQEKPVNDKIEEWIQNTLNNRQRSSDGFVRALMRAVCQSVIVDCKCSIISHRGRKLSLFLSKNIN, from the exons ATGACCACTAACATTTACCAAGCAGGACAGGTTCCCTCCATCGGAAGCTCCCAGCGTGGTGGCGAGGGAGACGGACGGACAGAAGAGACTGAGAAGCTCATCAGAACTTTTCGGGGCATCCTGAACAAGCTCACCCCTGAGATGTTTGAGAGCCTCATGAAGCAGGTGGATGAGCTCAACATCGACACTGAGGAGACGCTGAACGCGGTCGTTGAGCTCATCGTTGACAAAGCTTTGTCTGAGCAGAGCTACAGCACAACCCACGCTAAGATGTGTCACCATCTGAAGGGG CTGAGGGTCTCGTCCTCAAGCAGCAATGACTTTGTCCTCTTCCATAAACGTCTGCTCACGAGATGCCAGATGGAGTTCCAGAACAGAGGACTcctgacagaaaaggaaaatgatgtGTCTGTTGCTCATGAG GAACTGGAGCAGACCAGACGCAAGACCCGTGTGCGTTTACTGGGGACCGTGAGGTTTATTGGTGAGCTTTTTAAGCTCAAGATGCTCTGGGagcccatcatacacacctgcaTAGCCAACCTCCTCCAGGACGAGTGCGAGGAGtctctggagtgtgtgtgcaagcTCCTGTCCACAGTGGGGAAAGATCTGGacactgggactgagagg ctAAAACTTGATAGCTACTGTAGTAACATAAGCCAACTAGTGAAGGAGCAGAAGATGTCCTCAAGAATCAAATTCATGTTGCAGGATTTTTTGGCCCTGAGAAAG AACAACTGGGTGCCCCGAAGACGAGATGAAGGGCCCAAAACcattcagcagcttcaccaagaggtgaagcaggcagaagagagggagaTGCTCGAGTTGGAGAAAGCGATAACCACCATGCAACGGAGAGGTGGTGGCAGGCCGGCAGATCGCAGCCAAATCTTTAACGTAAAAAAGATTCCTGAAAAGTTCAATCAGGGCTCCTGTGATGGAGAAAGGAAGCAGCGATGCCATTTGGGCAGCAGCTCATATCAGGGTGTCAGCAAAATTCCAG TTGAACACAAGACCACCCCAAAAGGTGGATCCTTATCAAAGCCCTCTTGGTTCTGTGACGAAGACGAAATGTACACAGCACTAAAAAGACTTCTGCAGGAGAAACCTGTCAATGATAAAATAGAGGAGTGGATCCAG aacacCCTCAACAACAGGCAGAGGTCATCAGACGGGTTTGTGAGGGCCTTGATGAGAGCGGTCTGCCAGTCAGTTATTGTTGACTGTAAGTGTTCTATAATATCACATAGAGGCAGAAaactcagcctgtttctgtccaaaaacattAATTAG
- the LOC105417331 gene encoding phosphoethanolamine N-methyltransferase-like isoform X2, with protein MSPARTKMKEFWKEHSKEATMEEMMLDSQANELTQYELPEILSILPCLRESNVLELGAGIGRYTSHLLTKAKHVTAVDFMEIFVEKNRRNNGHHSNVTFIQSDVTKLEIPKNSIDFIFSNWLLMYLSNEELKTFMKKSLHWLRPGGFLFFRESCNHRSGDAKLECDPTFYRTDEDYNHLVSSVDIEEPEGGQKIGYKIVLKKKIQAYMKIKNNPNQVCWLLEKVSHSHDN; from the exons ATGTCACCAG CACGCACAAAGATGAAAGAGTTTTGGAAAGAGCACTCCAAGGAGGCCACGATGGAGGAAATGATGTTGGACTCTCAAGCCAACGAGCTGACGCAGTACGAGCTGCCCGAGATCCTCTCCATCCTGCCCTGCCTGAGGGAATCCAACGTGCTGGAACTGGGAGCTGGCATCGG TCGCTACACCAGCCACCTGCTGACCAAAGCCAAACATGTGACGGCTGTGGATTTCATGGAGATCTTTGTGGAGAAGAACAGACGAAACAATGGTCACCATAGCAACGTGACATTCATTCAATCTGACGTCACAAAGCTGGAGATCCCCAAAAACAG CATTGACTTCATCTTCTCTAACTGGCTGCTGATGTACCTGAGCAACGAGGAGCTCAAAACCTTCATGAAGAAGTCTTTACACTGGTTGCGGCCtggtggatttctttttttcagagaGTCCTGTAACCACCGTTCAG GTGATGCAAAGTTGGAATGTGATCCTACTTTCTATCGCACTGATGAAGATTACAACCACCTGGTTTCCTCTGTGGATATAGAGGAACCAGAGGGGGGCCAGAAGATTGGTTACAAAATTgtgctgaaaaagaaaatccaggctTATATGAAG ATTAAAAACAATCCAAACCAGGTCTGCTGGCTACTGGAGAAGGTTTCCCACTCTCACGACAATTAA
- the LOC101075688 gene encoding phosphoethanolamine N-methyltransferase 3-like isoform X1 — protein MCRSAPQPLLSTLTERHEATLRNRVPLDDPRQQVKRARTKMTEFWKEHSKEATVEEMMLDSQANELTQYELPEILSILPCLRESNVLELGAGIGRYTSHLLTKAKHVTAVDFMESFVEKNRRNNGHHSNVTFIRSDVTKLEIPKNSIDFIFSNWLLMYLSDEELKTFIKKSLHWLRPGGFLFFRESCNHRSGDTKREFNPTYYRTDAQYSHLVSSVDVEEPEGPKIGFDIVLKKKVQAYIEMKNNPNQVCWLLEKVSRSSDSQNGFSTFQQFLDNQQYTNRGILRYEKMFGAGYVSTGGPSTTKEFVDMLNLKPGQKVLDVGCGIGGGDFYMAKTFGVEVIGLDLSENMVNIAMERAIAEKLPSVQFEVADATKRMFPDCSFDVIYSRDTILHIDNKPALFKRFHSWLKPGGQLLISDYCCGEKPWTPVFETYVKQRGYILYTPPQYGKFLTEAGFCNVLAEDRTAQFIQVIETELERAEAIRKEFIEEFSDEDYLAIVNGWKEKLARSKSGDQRWGLFYATKD, from the exons ATGTGCCGGTCCGCTCCGCAGCCGCTGCTCTCCACCTTAACTGAGCGGCATGAGGCAACATTACGCAATCGTGTCCCATTGGACGATCCTCGTCAGCAAGTCAAGCGAG CACGCACAAAGATGACAGAGTTTTGGAAAGAGCACTCCAAGGAGGCCACGGTGGAGGAAATGATGTTGGACTCTCAAGCCAACGAGCTGACGCAGTACGAGCTGCCCGAGATCCTCTCCATCCTGCCCTGCCTGAGGGAATCCAACGTGCTGGAACTGGGAGCTGGCATCGG TCGCTACACCAGCCACCTGCTGACCAAAGCCAAACATGTGACGGCTGTGGATTTCATGGAGAGCTTTGTGGAGAAGAACAGACGAAACAATGGTCACCATAGCAACGTGACATTCATTCGATCTGACGTCACAAAGCTGGAGATCCCCAAAAACAG CATTGACTTCATCTTCTCTAACTGGCTGCTGATGTACCTGAGCGATGAGGAGCTCAAAACCTTCATAAAGAAGTCTTTACATTGGTTGCGGCCtggtggatttctttttttcagagaGTCCTGTAACCACCGTTCAG GTGACACAAAGAGGGAATTCAATCCCACATATTATCGCACTGATGCACAATACAGCCACCTGGTTTCATCAGTAGATGTAGAGGAACCGGAGGGGCCGAAGATCGGGTTCGACATTGTGCTGAAAAAGAAAGTTCAGGCTTATATCGAG atgaaaaacaacccaaaccaGGTCTGCTGGTTGCTGGAGAAGGTTTCCCGCTCTTCAGACTCCCAGAATGGTTTCAGCACCTTCCAGCAGTTCCTGGATAACCAACAGTACACCAACCGTGGCATCCTGCGCTACGAGAAGATGTTCGGGGCGGGTTATGTCAGCACAGGAGGGCCCAGCACCACCAAG GAGTTTGTCGATATGCTCAACCTCAAGCCAGGACAGAAGGTTTTAGATGTTGGCTGTGGAATTGGTGGAGGAGACTTCTACATGGCAAAG ACCTTTGGAGTAGAAGTTATTGGCCTGGATCTTTCAGAGAACATGGTGAACATTGCCATGGAGAGGGCCATCGCTGAGAAGCTGCCATCA GTTCAGTTTGAGGTGGCTGATGCCACTAAGAGGATGTTCCCTGACTGTTCCTTTGACGTGATctacagcagagacacaatccTGCACATAGACAACAAACCCGCTCTCTTTAAACGCTTCCAT tcaTGGTTAAAACCAGGTGGCCAGTTACTCATCAGTGACTACTGCTGTGGGGAAAAACCCTGGACACCAGTTTTTGAGACCTATGTCAAACAGAGAGGCTATATTCTCTACACACCCCCACAGTATGGCAAG TTCCTCACAGAAGCTGGTTTCTGCAACGTTCTGGCAGAAGATCGTACCGCCCAGTTCATCCAAGTAATCGAGACCGAGCTGGAGAGAGCAGAGGCCATCAGGAAGGAATTCATAGAG GAATTCTCTGACGAGGACTATTTAGCAATTGTGAATGGATGGAAAGAAAAACTGGCACGCTCCAAGAGTGGAGACCAAAGATGGGGACTCTTTTATGCCACAAAAGATTGA
- the LOC101075688 gene encoding phosphoethanolamine N-methyltransferase 3-like isoform X3, which yields MTEFWKEHSKEATVEEMMLDSQANELTQYELPEILSILPCLRESNVLELGAGIGRYTSHLLTKAKHVTAVDFMESFVEKNRRNNGHHSNVTFIRSDVTKLEIPKNSIDFIFSNWLLMYLSDEELKTFIKKSLHWLRPGGFLFFRESCNHRSGDTKREFNPTYYRTDAQYSHLVSSVDVEEPEGPKIGFDIVLKKKVQAYIEMKNNPNQVCWLLEKVSRSSDSQNGFSTFQQFLDNQQYTNRGILRYEKMFGAGYVSTGGPSTTKEFVDMLNLKPGQKVLDVGCGIGGGDFYMAKTFGVEVIGLDLSENMVNIAMERAIAEKLPSVQFEVADATKRMFPDCSFDVIYSRDTILHIDNKPALFKRFHSWLKPGGQLLISDYCCGEKPWTPVFETYVKQRGYILYTPPQYGKFLTEAGFCNVLAEDRTAQFIQVIETELERAEAIRKEFIEEFSDEDYLAIVNGWKEKLARSKSGDQRWGLFYATKD from the exons ATGACAGAGTTTTGGAAAGAGCACTCCAAGGAGGCCACGGTGGAGGAAATGATGTTGGACTCTCAAGCCAACGAGCTGACGCAGTACGAGCTGCCCGAGATCCTCTCCATCCTGCCCTGCCTGAGGGAATCCAACGTGCTGGAACTGGGAGCTGGCATCGG TCGCTACACCAGCCACCTGCTGACCAAAGCCAAACATGTGACGGCTGTGGATTTCATGGAGAGCTTTGTGGAGAAGAACAGACGAAACAATGGTCACCATAGCAACGTGACATTCATTCGATCTGACGTCACAAAGCTGGAGATCCCCAAAAACAG CATTGACTTCATCTTCTCTAACTGGCTGCTGATGTACCTGAGCGATGAGGAGCTCAAAACCTTCATAAAGAAGTCTTTACATTGGTTGCGGCCtggtggatttctttttttcagagaGTCCTGTAACCACCGTTCAG GTGACACAAAGAGGGAATTCAATCCCACATATTATCGCACTGATGCACAATACAGCCACCTGGTTTCATCAGTAGATGTAGAGGAACCGGAGGGGCCGAAGATCGGGTTCGACATTGTGCTGAAAAAGAAAGTTCAGGCTTATATCGAG atgaaaaacaacccaaaccaGGTCTGCTGGTTGCTGGAGAAGGTTTCCCGCTCTTCAGACTCCCAGAATGGTTTCAGCACCTTCCAGCAGTTCCTGGATAACCAACAGTACACCAACCGTGGCATCCTGCGCTACGAGAAGATGTTCGGGGCGGGTTATGTCAGCACAGGAGGGCCCAGCACCACCAAG GAGTTTGTCGATATGCTCAACCTCAAGCCAGGACAGAAGGTTTTAGATGTTGGCTGTGGAATTGGTGGAGGAGACTTCTACATGGCAAAG ACCTTTGGAGTAGAAGTTATTGGCCTGGATCTTTCAGAGAACATGGTGAACATTGCCATGGAGAGGGCCATCGCTGAGAAGCTGCCATCA GTTCAGTTTGAGGTGGCTGATGCCACTAAGAGGATGTTCCCTGACTGTTCCTTTGACGTGATctacagcagagacacaatccTGCACATAGACAACAAACCCGCTCTCTTTAAACGCTTCCAT tcaTGGTTAAAACCAGGTGGCCAGTTACTCATCAGTGACTACTGCTGTGGGGAAAAACCCTGGACACCAGTTTTTGAGACCTATGTCAAACAGAGAGGCTATATTCTCTACACACCCCCACAGTATGGCAAG TTCCTCACAGAAGCTGGTTTCTGCAACGTTCTGGCAGAAGATCGTACCGCCCAGTTCATCCAAGTAATCGAGACCGAGCTGGAGAGAGCAGAGGCCATCAGGAAGGAATTCATAGAG GAATTCTCTGACGAGGACTATTTAGCAATTGTGAATGGATGGAAAGAAAAACTGGCACGCTCCAAGAGTGGAGACCAAAGATGGGGACTCTTTTATGCCACAAAAGATTGA
- the LOC115252281 gene encoding eukaryotic translation initiation factor 4 gamma 1-like isoform X1, translating into MFVFCFFLWFQTAAMTTNIYQAGQVPSIGSSQRGGEGDGRTEETEKLIRTFRGILNKLTPEMFESLMKQVDELNIDTEETLNAVVELIVDKALSEQSYSTTHAKMCHHLKGLRVSSSSSNDFVLFHKRLLTRCQMEFQNRGLLTEKENDVSVAHEELEQTRRKTRVRLLGTVRFIGELFKLKMLWEPIIHTCIANLLQDECEESLECVCKLLSTVGKDLDTGTERLKLDSYCSNISQLVKEQKMSSRIKFMLQDFLALRKNNWVPRRRDEGPKTIQQLHQEVKQAEEREMLELEKAITTMQRRGGGRPADRSQIFNVKKIPEKFNQGSCDGERKQRCHLGSSSYQGVSKIPVEHKTTPKGGSLSKPSWFCDEDEMYTALKRLLQEKPVNDKIEEWIQNTLNNRQRSSDGFVRALMRAVCQSVIVDCKCSIISHRGRKLSLFLSKNIN; encoded by the exons atgtttgttttttgttttttcttgtggtttcagACTGCAGCTATGACCACTAACATTTACCAAGCAGGACAGGTTCCCTCCATCGGAAGCTCCCAGCGTGGTGGCGAGGGAGACGGACGGACAGAAGAGACTGAGAAGCTCATCAGAACTTTTCGGGGCATCCTGAACAAGCTCACCCCTGAGATGTTTGAGAGCCTCATGAAGCAGGTGGATGAGCTCAACATCGACACTGAGGAGACGCTGAACGCGGTCGTTGAGCTCATCGTTGACAAAGCTTTGTCTGAGCAGAGCTACAGCACAACCCACGCTAAGATGTGTCACCATCTGAAGGGG CTGAGGGTCTCGTCCTCAAGCAGCAATGACTTTGTCCTCTTCCATAAACGTCTGCTCACGAGATGCCAGATGGAGTTCCAGAACAGAGGACTcctgacagaaaaggaaaatgatgtGTCTGTTGCTCATGAG GAACTGGAGCAGACCAGACGCAAGACCCGTGTGCGTTTACTGGGGACCGTGAGGTTTATTGGTGAGCTTTTTAAGCTCAAGATGCTCTGGGagcccatcatacacacctgcaTAGCCAACCTCCTCCAGGACGAGTGCGAGGAGtctctggagtgtgtgtgcaagcTCCTGTCCACAGTGGGGAAAGATCTGGacactgggactgagagg ctAAAACTTGATAGCTACTGTAGTAACATAAGCCAACTAGTGAAGGAGCAGAAGATGTCCTCAAGAATCAAATTCATGTTGCAGGATTTTTTGGCCCTGAGAAAG AACAACTGGGTGCCCCGAAGACGAGATGAAGGGCCCAAAACcattcagcagcttcaccaagaggtgaagcaggcagaagagagggagaTGCTCGAGTTGGAGAAAGCGATAACCACCATGCAACGGAGAGGTGGTGGCAGGCCGGCAGATCGCAGCCAAATCTTTAACGTAAAAAAGATTCCTGAAAAGTTCAATCAGGGCTCCTGTGATGGAGAAAGGAAGCAGCGATGCCATTTGGGCAGCAGCTCATATCAGGGTGTCAGCAAAATTCCAG TTGAACACAAGACCACCCCAAAAGGTGGATCCTTATCAAAGCCCTCTTGGTTCTGTGACGAAGACGAAATGTACACAGCACTAAAAAGACTTCTGCAGGAGAAACCTGTCAATGATAAAATAGAGGAGTGGATCCAG aacacCCTCAACAACAGGCAGAGGTCATCAGACGGGTTTGTGAGGGCCTTGATGAGAGCGGTCTGCCAGTCAGTTATTGTTGACTGTAAGTGTTCTATAATATCACATAGAGGCAGAAaactcagcctgtttctgtccaaaaacattAATTAG
- the LOC101075688 gene encoding phosphoethanolamine N-methyltransferase 3-like isoform X2 yields the protein MEKARTKMTEFWKEHSKEATVEEMMLDSQANELTQYELPEILSILPCLRESNVLELGAGIGRYTSHLLTKAKHVTAVDFMESFVEKNRRNNGHHSNVTFIRSDVTKLEIPKNSIDFIFSNWLLMYLSDEELKTFIKKSLHWLRPGGFLFFRESCNHRSGDTKREFNPTYYRTDAQYSHLVSSVDVEEPEGPKIGFDIVLKKKVQAYIEMKNNPNQVCWLLEKVSRSSDSQNGFSTFQQFLDNQQYTNRGILRYEKMFGAGYVSTGGPSTTKEFVDMLNLKPGQKVLDVGCGIGGGDFYMAKTFGVEVIGLDLSENMVNIAMERAIAEKLPSVQFEVADATKRMFPDCSFDVIYSRDTILHIDNKPALFKRFHSWLKPGGQLLISDYCCGEKPWTPVFETYVKQRGYILYTPPQYGKFLTEAGFCNVLAEDRTAQFIQVIETELERAEAIRKEFIEEFSDEDYLAIVNGWKEKLARSKSGDQRWGLFYATKD from the exons ATGGAAAAAG CACGCACAAAGATGACAGAGTTTTGGAAAGAGCACTCCAAGGAGGCCACGGTGGAGGAAATGATGTTGGACTCTCAAGCCAACGAGCTGACGCAGTACGAGCTGCCCGAGATCCTCTCCATCCTGCCCTGCCTGAGGGAATCCAACGTGCTGGAACTGGGAGCTGGCATCGG TCGCTACACCAGCCACCTGCTGACCAAAGCCAAACATGTGACGGCTGTGGATTTCATGGAGAGCTTTGTGGAGAAGAACAGACGAAACAATGGTCACCATAGCAACGTGACATTCATTCGATCTGACGTCACAAAGCTGGAGATCCCCAAAAACAG CATTGACTTCATCTTCTCTAACTGGCTGCTGATGTACCTGAGCGATGAGGAGCTCAAAACCTTCATAAAGAAGTCTTTACATTGGTTGCGGCCtggtggatttctttttttcagagaGTCCTGTAACCACCGTTCAG GTGACACAAAGAGGGAATTCAATCCCACATATTATCGCACTGATGCACAATACAGCCACCTGGTTTCATCAGTAGATGTAGAGGAACCGGAGGGGCCGAAGATCGGGTTCGACATTGTGCTGAAAAAGAAAGTTCAGGCTTATATCGAG atgaaaaacaacccaaaccaGGTCTGCTGGTTGCTGGAGAAGGTTTCCCGCTCTTCAGACTCCCAGAATGGTTTCAGCACCTTCCAGCAGTTCCTGGATAACCAACAGTACACCAACCGTGGCATCCTGCGCTACGAGAAGATGTTCGGGGCGGGTTATGTCAGCACAGGAGGGCCCAGCACCACCAAG GAGTTTGTCGATATGCTCAACCTCAAGCCAGGACAGAAGGTTTTAGATGTTGGCTGTGGAATTGGTGGAGGAGACTTCTACATGGCAAAG ACCTTTGGAGTAGAAGTTATTGGCCTGGATCTTTCAGAGAACATGGTGAACATTGCCATGGAGAGGGCCATCGCTGAGAAGCTGCCATCA GTTCAGTTTGAGGTGGCTGATGCCACTAAGAGGATGTTCCCTGACTGTTCCTTTGACGTGATctacagcagagacacaatccTGCACATAGACAACAAACCCGCTCTCTTTAAACGCTTCCAT tcaTGGTTAAAACCAGGTGGCCAGTTACTCATCAGTGACTACTGCTGTGGGGAAAAACCCTGGACACCAGTTTTTGAGACCTATGTCAAACAGAGAGGCTATATTCTCTACACACCCCCACAGTATGGCAAG TTCCTCACAGAAGCTGGTTTCTGCAACGTTCTGGCAGAAGATCGTACCGCCCAGTTCATCCAAGTAATCGAGACCGAGCTGGAGAGAGCAGAGGCCATCAGGAAGGAATTCATAGAG GAATTCTCTGACGAGGACTATTTAGCAATTGTGAATGGATGGAAAGAAAAACTGGCACGCTCCAAGAGTGGAGACCAAAGATGGGGACTCTTTTATGCCACAAAAGATTGA